The Trypanosoma brucei brucei TREU927 chromosome 4, complete sequence genomic sequence ATGGAAAGAAGTCCATGCGAAGGCCTTCCTctacttttttccctctttcgaAACGCATTATTACTCATTTAAAAGacattaacaacaataacaacaacaaaataattacaaagatattattttttaaagttaaaaagaaactaGGGTAGGGTAGAgaggaaaacgaaacaaaacaagcatAAGAAAGGTGATAGCATACAGTTGTGACCACTTTACCTTAAATAGAaatttactttctctttatATCTTGTTACACCCAGGGGCTTAGTGGGAAATAAGCACTTTCTCAGCTCTTGTCAGCGCCTCAAACTTAAGAATTGAGTCCGCCGCATGCTGGCACTTACGTTTAGTTTATGTTCATCCCCTGACGGTATCCAAAATGGTGGAGCCGGTGCCGAACACAATAAGAAACACACCGCACAGCAGCACCACATAAGTCGTAATGTAATATAAGGGCCCAACTTTCTGCCATGTGAAGCCCCCTGAGTACATAATCAACAACGCGGGGAAGACGAAACCCAGTGAACCACCACACACAGATCCGGCAATACCAAACACGGTGGTGATCTTCGGGATGAATATActcaaaagcaaaacaaggaACGACAGTGTAATGACTGACACGCAATGCTTCCAAAAGGGTAGAGAATCCGCAGTCTTCCCAACGACGTCATACAATGCATTACGACACGCCATAGCAACTAGGGCATAGGATACGCATAGTTTGATAACGACGCCAATCATACCAACCATTACAGCCGGCTCCTTTACGGGGTCGTACATAAGCAAAATAGAACTGGTTGCGGTCTTACCAAAGTCCATGTAACCGAAAAAGGCAGTGATTATGTACATTATACAGCAAAGGGTATTGGCAATGATGGCCGCAATAACAAACTTACGTACTGAACGATCCTTCATGTCAATATAAACTTCGTACGCTGTAATCTGCGATATGAATGCGAACATAAATACTCCCATTCCCTCAATGGCCTGGAATCCGCTGTTGAATAGGATGATTTCGGCATCTTCGCTCTTGGTCACACTAACATTCTTTATATTCTCCGACAAGCCATTCATGCACGAGTGCACAACGATCACAATGACAAAATACACCATGAAGGTAACGGCAAAAGTGGAGACGTACCGAAGGGAGTCGATGTGACGCGGAATCGTCAGTGGAAGCATAAAACATGCCCAAACCACCGCCATGAGAAGACGATTACCTGATTTTTCCTTCAGGAAGTCCGGCGCATTTGTGCCTTTCAAAATGGCAGACAAAATATCTCCCACTGAAATCACGTAGGCAACACAACCACTAAAACCGAGTAGCGCTCGAATACCAGCAAGAACATACGCAGCCCCGCGGCCGAGAAGTGCGCGAGTTGCCCTCTCGAAGGTGGGGGCTCCTGAGCGGTCGGCTGCGACTGAGAGGTTGTGCATCGTGAAAACCGTTACGGAAGAGATGAAAATGAGGTAAAACATTCCCATGATAAGGCCGGTACTGTTGGCCGCCGGAGGCATCCCGAAGATTCCCGCACCGATTGTTGTTGACGCCATGTTAAAAGCACTGGCCGCAATGCCACCCGGAGGCAAAACAGTGGCGACGCACAAACTCACCTTCGTAAAGAATGTGTTTCGCCCCTTCTTCACGTTATCTTCGGTCTGCACCGGTTCATTGGAGAGGTTGTTTGGCGTTTgcacttcttgttgttgcttgGAGTTGCTCATTGCGTCTTGCAGTCGATTAGCACTTTTAGGGACTTCTTTTACCCACAGAGTTTCGGGAACAAAAggatgaaagagaaagagcaTGAGGAAGTGATGTGCAAGGAAAGTTAGATATGCACAAGTTGGTGCGTACCATGTCTGAAAGTTTATTGAAGAAGATGCAAGCACACACCTGGAGAGACGCAAATGACGTTCGCCTCCCTTCGTTTTGTGCTTGAGCTGTGCAGCAGTTGCCCCGATGATTGTAATGCACACGAGGTGATTTCCATACCAACGTTGAATAGAGTTGTTTGAGGGCAAATTCACTTGCCACTGGAGTTACAAACGCATAAAGTCGTTTCGGCATGCTAGTGATTGTTTGCTCACGTTTCTTGTCGATTGCGCCACTTCTTCAGTACCATACGACTTCATGCGAGATGAAGAGCGGGGAAGACTTCTGCAAGACAAAACTTAAAATGTTGCAGTGCTTTGAAGCAGAGTGGACATACACATAACTTTGCTCCTTGATACCACAGCTAGGAACGCAGCGCCCCAAAGTTATGAATTACATATGAACTTGATGCACTTGATGGAAGCGGCACCGCGTGAATGCCACTACTGAAAGTgtatgaaaggaaagaaaagacaataaGAATATTAGgggaaagaacaaagaagGGGTTAATGTTTCGCAATTACCATTTAACCTAGTGGTATACCTGAGATAATAAAATCAGCGGTGCACCGAAAGAAACGCTGCACAGCCTGAGCACCGAGGGAGGAAGTtgaggtaaaaagaaaaaaaaagaaaccataaaacaaaaaagaaaccgaaAGGGACCCTCGAATGGTATCGCAGAAGCAGCATTTGGAGATGAGTGGACGCATGGAGTCGGCAAACTTGACGGTTTTACCACCGCTTTATTCAACGGCAATGGAGCCACCGCCTCCAGCCGCATCGCATAATACGGCCAAATCACTGCAATTCGCACCTCCGCTTGTTGTATTTTCTAATCGGCGGACGTAACGAGGGAAAAACGATGGGACCCCAACGAGATGACaacgacaaaagaaaaaaaagtaaaataaagaaataaaaagaaaattagcCCTTTCCGAATTTCTCAACGCCCACTCAAAGTTGTGGAGTGTACtgggcaaaaataaaataaaagacaaaaagtagataaatacaacaacaagcaCACCAATAAATAGGAGGGAGAGTAAAAgaaatcagaaaaaaaattagggaAAAAcattgaggaggaaaatgacggTGACGGGTGGGGGAATAtgaaacaaagagaatatatatatatatatataggaaTGACacgcatattttttttttttcattttcccttttgacaCTCCACTCAAATCATTCGCTCTTTTCGTCCCCTCACCCGATCGCCATCATTAACCAAACTTTGATATCGCAGGCTGTGAAATTGCTCAAGACCGGACAAaacgagggaaaataaaacaaaaaaaatagaaagttGAGAAAGGTGTTGACACCACACATTAtattaaatacaaaaaaaaacaatgaacgATGCTCATCACAGTGGTCAGGATACCTGCCAGTGGTGCACGATGGAAAGAAGTCCATGCGAAGGCCTTCCTctacttttttccctctttcgaAACGCATTATTACTCATTTAAAAGacattaacaacaataacaacaacaaaataattacaaagatattattttttaaagttaaaaagaaactaGGGTAGGGTAGAgaggaaaacgaaacaaaacaagcatAAGAAAGGTGATAGCATACAGTTGTGACCACTTTACCTTAAATAGAaatttactttctctttatATCTTGTTACACCCAGGGGCTTAGTGGGAAATAAGCACTTTCTCAGCTCTTGTCAGCGCCTCAAACTTAAGAATTGAGTCCGCCGCATGCTGGCACTTACGTTTAGTTTATGTTCATCCCCTGACGGTATCCAAAATGGTGGAGCCGGTGCCGAACACAATAAGAAACACACCGCACAGCAGCACCACATAAGTCGTAATGTAATATAAGGGCCCAACTTTCTGCCATGTGAAGCCCCCTGAGTACATAATCAACAACGCGGGGAAGACGAAACCCAGTGAACCACCACACACAGATCCGGCAATACCAAACACGGTGGTGATCTTCGGGATGAATATActcaaaagcaaaacaaggaACGACAGTGTAATGACTGACACGCAATGCTTCCAAAAGGGTAGAGAATCCGCAGTCTTCCCAACGACGTCATACAATGCATTACGACACGCCATAGCAACTAGGGCATAGGATACGCATAGTTTGATAACGACGCCAATCATACCAACCATTACAGCCGGCTCCTTTACGGGGTCGTACATAAGCAAAATAGAACTGGTTGCGGTCTTACCAAAGTCCATGTAACCGAAAAAGGCAGTGATTATGTACATTATACAGCAAAGGGTATTGGCAATGATGGCCGCAATAACAAACTTACGTACTGAACGATCCTTCATGTCAATATAAACTTCGTACGCTGTAATCTGCGATATGAATGCGAACATAAATACTCCCATTCCCTCAATGGCCTGGAATCCGCTGTTGAATAGGATGATTTCGGCATCTTCGCTCTTGGTCACACTAACATTCTTTATATTCTCCGACAAGCCATTCATGCACGAGTGCACAACGATCACAATGACAAAATACACCATGAAGGTAACGGCAAAAGTGGAGACGTACCGAAGGGAGTCGATGTGACGCGGAATCGTCAGTGGAAGCATAAAACATGCCCAAACCACCGCCATGAGAAGACGATTACCTGATTTTTCCTTCAGGAAGTCCGGCGCATTTGTGCCTTTCAAAATGGCAGACAAAATATCTCCCACTGAAATCACGTAGGCAACACAACCACTAAAACCGAGTAGCGCTCGAATACCAGCAAGAACATACGCAGCCCCGCGGCCGAGAAGTGCGCGAGTTGCCCTCTCGAAGGTGGGGGCTCCTGAGCGGTCGGCTGCGACTGAGAGGTTGTGCATCGTGAAAACCGTTACGGAAGAGATGAAAATGAGGTAAAACATTCCCATGATAAGGCCGGTACTGTTGGCCGCCGGAGGCATCCCGAAGATTCCCGCACCGATTGTTGTTGACGCCATGTTAAAAGCACTGGCCGCAATGCCACCCGGAGGCAAAACAGTGGCGACGCACAAACTCACCTTCGTAAAGAATGTGTTTCGCCCCTTCTTCACGTTATCTTCGGTCTGCACCGGTTCATTGGAGAGGTTGTTTGGCGTTTgcacttcttgttgttgcttgGAGTTGCTCATTGCGTCTTGCAGTCGATTAGCACTTTTAGGGACTTCTTTTACCCACAGAGTTTCGGGAACAAAAggatgaaagagaaagagcaTGAGGAAGTGATGTGCAAGGAAAGTTAGATATGCACAAGTTGGTGCGTACCATGTCTGAAAGTTTATTGAAGAAGATGCAAGCACACACCTGGAGAGACGCAAATGACGTTCGCCTCCCTTCGTTTTGTGCTTGAGCTGTGCAGCAGTTGCCCCGATGATTGTAATGCACACGAGGTGATTTCCATACCAACGTTGAATAGAGTTGTTTGAGGGCAAATTCACTTGCCACTGGAGTTACAAACGCATAAAGTCGTTTCGGCATGCTAGTGATTGTTTGCTCACGTTTCTTGTCGATTGCGCCACTTCTTCAGTACCATACGACTTCATGCGAGATGAAGAGCGGGGAAGACTTCTGCAAGACAAAACTTAAAATGTTGCAGTGCTTTGAAGCAGAGTGGACATACACATAACTTTGCTCCTTGATACCACAGCTAGGAACGCAGCGCCCCAAAGTTATGAATTACATATGAACTTGATGCACTTGATGGAAGCGGCACCGCGTGAATGCCACTACTGAAAGTgtatgaaaggaaagaaaagacaataaGAATATTAGgggaaagaacaaagaagGGGTTAATGTTTCGCAATTACCATTTAACCTAGTGGTATACCTGAGATAATAAAATCAGCGGTGCACCGAAAGAAACGCTGCACAGCCTGAGCACCGAGGGAGGAAGTtgaggtaaaaagaaaaaaaaagaaaccataaaacaaaaaagaaaccgaaAGGGACCCTCGAATGGTATCGCAGAAGCAGCATTTGGAGATGAGTGGACGCATGGAGTCGGCAAACTTGACGGTTTTACCACCGCTTTATTCAACGGCAATGGAGCCACCGCCTCCAGCCGCATCGCATAATACGGCCAAATCACTGCAATTCGCACCTCCGCTTGTTGTATTTTCTAATCGGCGGACGTAACGAGGGAAAAACGATGGGACCCCAACGAGATGACaacgacaaaagaaaaaaaagtaaaataaagaaataaaaagaaaattagcCCTTTCCGAATTTCTCAACGCCCACTCAAAGTTGTGGAGTGTACtgggcaaaaataaaataaaagacaaaaagtagataaatacaacaacaagcaCACCAATAAATAGGAGGGAGAGTAAAAgaaatcagaaaaaaaattagggaAAAAcattgaggaggaaaatgacggTGACGGGTGGGGGAATAtgaaacaaagagaatatatatatatatatatatatataggaaTGACacgcatattttttttttttcattttcccttttgacaCTCCACTCAAATCATTCGCTCTTTTCGTCCCCTCACCCGATCGCCATCATTAACCAAACTTTGATATCGCAGGCTGTGAAATTGCTCAAGACCGGACAAaacgagggaaaataaaacaaaaaaaatagaaagttGAGAAAGGTGTTGACACCACACATTAtattaaatacaaaaaaaacaatgaacgATGCTCATCACAGTGGTCAGGATACCTGCCAGTGGTGCACGATGGAAAGAAGTCCATGCGAAGGCCTTCCTctacttttttccctctttcgaAACGCATTATTACTCATTTAAAAGacattaacaacaataacaacaacaaaataattacaaagatattattttttaaagttaaaaagaaactaGGGTAGGGTAGAgaggaaaacgaaacaaaacaagcatAAGAAAGGTGATAGCATACAGTTGTGACCACTTTACCTTAAATAGAaatttactttctctttatATCTTGTTACACCCAGGGGCTTAGTGGGAAATAAGCACTTTCTCAGCTCTTGTCAGCGCCTCAAACTTAAGAATTGAGTCCGCCGCATGCTGGCACTTACGTTTAGTTTATGTTCATCCCCTGACGGTATCCAAAATGGTGGAGCCGGTGCCGAACACAATAAGAAACACACCGCACAGCAGCACCACATAAGTCGTAATGTAATATAAGGGCCCAACTTTCTGCCATGTGAAGCCCCCTGAGTACATAATCAACAACGCGGGGAAGACGAAACCCAGTGAACCACCACACACAGATCCGGCAATACCAAACACGGTGGTGATCTTCGGGATGAATATActcaaaagcaaaacaaggaACGACAGTGTAATGACTGACACGCAATGCTTCCAAAAGGGTAGAGAATCCGCAGTCTTCCCAACGACGTCATACAATGCATTACGACACGCCATAGCAACTAGGGCATAGGATACGCATAGTTTGATAACGACGCCAATCATACCAACCATTACAGCCGGCTCCTTTACGGGGTCGTACATAAGCAAAATAGAACTGGTTGCGGTCTTACCAAAGTCCATGTAACCGAAAAAGGCAGTGATTATGTACATTATACAGCAAAGGGTATTGGCAATGATGGCCGCAATAACAAACTTACGTACTGAACGATCCTTCATGTCAATATAAACTTCGTACGCTGTAATCTGCGATATGAATGCGAACATAAATACTCCCATTCCCTCAATGGCCTGGAATCCGCTGTTGAATAGGATGATTTCGGCATCTTCGCTCTTGGTCACACTAACATTCTTTATATTCTCCGACAAGCCATTCATGCACGAGTGCACAACGATCACAATGACAAAATACACCATGAAGGTAACGGCAAAAGTGGAGACGTACCGAAGGGAGTCGATGTGACGCGGAATCGTCAGTGGAAGCATAAAACATGCCCAAACCACCGCCATGAGAAGACGATTACCTGATTTTTCCTTCAGGAAGTCCGGCGCATTTGTGCCTTTCAAAATGGCAGACAAAATATCTCCCACTGAAATCACGTAGGCAACACAACCACTAAAACCGAGTAGCGCTCGAATACCAGCAAGAACATACGCAGCCCCGCGGCCGAGAAGTGCGCGAGTTGCCCTCTCGAAGGTGGGGGCTCCTGAGCGGTCGGCTGCGACTGAGAGGTTGTGCATCGTGAAAACCGTTACGGAAGAGATGAAAATGAGGTAAAACATTCCCATGATAAGGCCGGTACTGTTGGCCACCGGAGGCATCCCGAAGATTCCCGCACCGATTGTTGTTGACGCCATGTTAAAAGCACTGGCCGCAATGCCACCCGGAGGCAAAACAGTGGCGACGCACAAACTCACCTTCGTAAAGAATGTGTTTCGCCCCTTCTTCACGTTATCTTCGGTCTGCACCGGTTCATTGGAGAGGTTGTTTGGCGTTTgcacttcttgttgttgcttgGAGTTGCTCATTGCGTCTTGCAGTCGATTAGCACTTTTAGGGACTTCTTTTACCCACAGAGTTTCGGGAACAAAAggatgaaagagaaagagcaTGAGGAAGTGATGTGCAAGGAAAGTTAGATATGCACAAGTTGGTGCGTACCATGTCTGAAAGTTTATTGAAGAAGATGCAAGCACACACCTGGAGAGACGCAAATGACGTTCGCCTCCCTTCGTTTTGTGCTTGAGCTGTGCAGCAGTTGCCCCGATGATTGTAATGCACACGAGGTGATTTCCATACCAACGTTGAATAGAGTTGTTTGAGGGCAAATTCACTTGCCACTGGAGTTACAAACGCATAAAGTCGTTTCGGCATGCTAGTGATTGTTTGCTCACGTTTCTTGTCGATTGCGCCACTTCTTCAGTACCATACGACTTCATGCGAGATGAAGAGCGGGGAAGACTTCTGCAAGACAAAACTTAAAATGTTGCAGTGCTTTGAAGCAGAGTGGACATACACATAACTTTGCTCCTTGATACCACAGCTAGGAACGCAGCGCCCCAAAGTTATGAATTACATATGAACTTGATGCACTTGATGGAAGCGGCACCGCGTGAATGCCACTACTGAAAGTgtatgaaaggaaagaaaagacaataaGAATATTAGgggaaagaacaaagaagGGGTTAATGTTTCGCAATTACCATTTAACCTAGTGGTATACCTGAGATAATAAAATCAGCGGTGCACCGAAAGAAATGCTGCACAGCCTGAGCACCGAGGGAGGAAGTtgaggtaaaaagaaaaaaaaagaaaccataaaacaaaaaagaaaccgaaAGGGACCCTCGAATGGTATCGCAGAAGCAGCATTTGGAGATGAGTGGACGCATGGAGTCGGCAAACTTGACGGTTTTACCACCGCTTTATTCAACGGCAATGGAGCCACCGCCTCCAGCCGCATCGCATAATACGGCCAAATCACTGCAATTCGCACCTCCGCTTGTTGTATTTTCTAATCGGCGGACGTAACGAGGGAAAAACGATGGGACCCCAACGAGATGACaacgacaaaagaaaaaaaagaaaacaaaagaatttgAGCAGGAATTTTTTTgggaaaaagagatgaaatTTGCTTCACATGTTGTAAAGATCAAGTACTTTAATCGTTCCACAATGCAGTGGCGAAGTAAAAGATGAAAGAAGACCTACCACCAaaccaatgaaaaaagaacCGAAAGTGGTCCGCTCATTCGCTACCACtgcggcagcaaaaaaagagggaaaatgagtGGAATGCGAAAGGGTGGAGACAACTGTTGCCGAAAGAGTGAAGACACGTTGGTGGCGGTTAACTATCCTCCGCTGCGTTCAATGGTAATAGGCAGATAAGTAACAAAACAtctgatttatttatttacttatttactGACTCTCCTCctttacctcctttttttcttcaatagGAACTTCAAAGCCGCCGGTTAACCAGTTATAGTGCCCCATATACTTGCACCCGTGCCGAAAACAATGCCTACAACACCACAAATTAGTAAAACATATGTCGCAAGATAATGTAAAGACCCAACTTTCTGCCATGTGAAGCCCCCTGAGTACATAATCAACAACGCGGGGAAGACGAAACCCAGTGAACCACCGGTAATCGAGCCAGAAAAACCAAGGACGGTATTAACATTGGGAATGAATAGACCCAAAAGCAGTGCAGCAGTGGACAGCACGATGACTGACACGCAATGCTTCCAAAAGGGTAGAGAATCCACATTCTTCTCTGCAATGCTGTACAATGCATTACGACACGCCATAGCGAGCAGCGCATACGAAGCAACCAGCTTTACAAGCACGCCAATCATACCAACCATTACAGCCGGCTCCTTTACGGGGTCGTACATAAGCAAAATAGAACCGGAAACAGCACGACCAAAGTCCATGTAACCGAAAAAGGCAGTGATTATGTACAGCGCAGTACACAGGGACATGGCAATGATGGCCGCAATAACAAACTTACGTACTGAACGATCCTTCATGTCAATATAAACTTCATACGCCGTGTCCTGACAAGTGTAGGAAAACATAAATACTCCCAACCCTTCAATGGCTTCATTCCCGCTATTAAAGAGAATGATGGCAGCTGTATCACTCTTTCCAACACTAACATTCTTTATATTCTCCGACAAGCCATTCATGCACGAGTGCACAACGATCACAATGACAAAATACACCATGAAGGTAACGGCAAAAGTGGAGACGTACCGAAGGGAGTCGACGTGACGCGGGATCGCCAGTGGAAGCATAAAACATGCCCAAACCACCGCCGTGAGAAGACGATTACCTGATTTTTCCTTCAGGAAGTCCGGCGCATTTGTGCCTTTCAAAATGGCAGACAAAATATCTCCCACTGAAATTACGTAGGCAACACAACTCGTAAAACCATCAAGCGCTCGAAGAACAGCAATGGCATAAGCAACTCTACGACCCATGAGGACAAATGTTACGCTTTCATATGTGGGTGCTTTGGAGCGGTCCGCTGCGAGGGCGAGATTACGCATGGAATAGATAGTCATGCAACtaataaaaaagaggtaaaacATTCCCATGATAAGTCCACTGCTGCCGGCCGATGACGGCAAGCCAAAGATGCCAGCGCCCAGCGTTGTCGCTGCGATGTTGAAGGCACTGGCGATTGTACCTCCGGGAGGGATGAATGCAGCAAATTGTGTGCTCTGCTCACCAGGAGGTTGCTTCCCTGATTGGGGTTCGTTTGATTGAACATTTTGACTGGTTTCACAGTTTCCAACGTTATTATTGACAACGGTGTGACCGATCGGCTCGAAACAATTGTGAGGTACGGTGTTGCTTGTATTTTCTCTGGCAATACACATTAGATCTTACAGCTAGTAgcgttttccccttccccactgTTTAACTTACCTAGTTGCCTGCGACTCGTCTTTTAGGTACCGTCTAAGGCAATAATTtgaaggaaaatgcaaacggaataaaaacaaataccgaaagaaggaaggggacgGGAAGTGAGGGTTGGTGTGGAAAGAGTTGGTCGGCAGCGATGCAACCACCTCGTTATGAGTAGGGGGATGAAGGAAGCATATGTCAAAGCGTGTAGCTCATTGCGTCGAAGGATGCCTATACGGCAGAAAGGGTGTATTCCAAGTGACCACGGCATCCCATCCACGCTATTGAACCCTTTAATTGAGTACCATGGTTTCACCCCAAAGATTCCTCGCTTAATCGTCCGTTTAGTCTCATTCATATTTAGATTTGCCGTTTGTGGTGCAGCATCCCCATTCAAGGAACTTACCGAAAGGCGACAATACAAATGTTTTCTCCTGTTACACTCGACTCGGCGTACTGACAAAGATAGGTCCGCCGGAATCCACTTTGTTTTAAGTATTCAAGCCGGAAAGCGTCAATTACTCTTTTACAACACATACCTGTGAGGCGTCGCTCAGCATCCACAGCTTCTCCACTCACTGCCCAAGAAGACATGGAAGTTATTGCGGCGAACTCTCTCTCACTAAACGTATGGTTGGTACCAGGAATCGCGATTCGGCCCCTGCGACACTCGCTCGGGGATAACAAGGCATTTATATGCTTCAATTCACAGCGTTGGTGACAGCATGTAGCGAAGACAACGGCACACACAGAGGCAAACCCTTCCGTGTTAAGATTaggtgctgtaacgcacgaGAGAGCAAAGTCTGTGCATGCTCCACAAAGGTGTTTGCCGACGGCCACCCACTGTTCTTCCACCGACACTGACTGCTTGATGGCGTTTGTGCATTGATCGGATGTACTGCTTGTTTCCTCTCTGGACCGTTTACATGTGGACGCACCACATAGTGCTTTTGCCAAATCAAGGTCCTTTATATTGATGCGCAATCGAACGAGCGGAAGGCGACTGTTTCGAACACACGCATCGGCTTTGCGCCGGAAGTTATCCATATCTACAACTACAATACGCGGAAAGCCTCCATTGTCAGCACTAAG encodes the following:
- a CDS encoding amino acid transporter, putative, producing MCIARENTSNTVPHNCFEPIGHTVVNNNVGNCETSQNVQSNEPQSGKQPPGEQSTQFAAFIPPGGTIASAFNIAATTLGAGIFGLPSSAGSSGLIMGMFYLFFISCMTIYSMRNLALAADRSKAPTYESVTFVLMGRRVAYAIAVLRALDGFTSCVAYVISVGDILSAILKGTNAPDFLKEKSGNRLLTAVVWACFMLPLAIPRHVDSLRYVSTFAVTFMVYFVIVIVVHSCMNGLSENIKNVSVGKSDTAAIILFNSGNEAIEGLGVFMFSYTCQDTAYEVYIDMKDRSVRKFVIAAIIAMSLCTALYIITAFFGYMDFGRAVSGSILLMYDPVKEPAVMVGMIGVLVKLVASYALLAMACRNALYSIAEKNVDSLPFWKHCVSVIVLSTAALLLGLFIPNVNTVLGFSGSITGGSLGFVFPALLIMYSGGFTWQKVGSLHYLATYVLLICGVVGIVFGTGASIWGTITG
- a CDS encoding amino acid transporter, putative; translation: MLFLFHPFVPETLWVKEVPKSANRLQDAMSNSKQQQEVQTPNNLSNEPVQTEDNVKKGRNTFFTKVSLCVATVLPPGGIAASAFNMASTTIGAGIFGMPPVANSTGLIMGMFYLIFISSVTVFTMHNLSVAADRSGAPTFERATRALLGRGAAYVLAGIRALLGFSGCVAYVISVGDILSAILKGTNAPDFLKEKSGNRLLMAVVWACFMLPLTIPRHIDSLRYVSTFAVTFMVYFVIVIVVHSCMNGLSENIKNVSVTKSEDAEIILFNSGFQAIEGMGVFMFAFISQITAYEVYIDMKDRSVRKFVIAAIIANTLCCIMYIITAFFGYMDFGKTATSSILLMYDPVKEPAVMVGMIGVVIKLCVSYALVAMACRNALYDVVGKTADSLPFWKHCVSVITLSFLVLLLSIFIPKITTVFGIAGSVCGGSLGFVFPALLIMYSGGFTWQKVGPLYYITTYVVLLCGVFLIVFGTGSTILDTVRG
- a CDS encoding amino acid transporter, putative, whose amino-acid sequence is MLFLFHPFVPETLWVKEVPKSANRLQDAMSNSKQQQEVQTPNNLSNEPVQTEDNVKKGRNTFFTKVSLCVATVLPPGGIAASAFNMASTTIGAGIFGMPPAANSTGLIMGMFYLIFISSVTVFTMHNLSVAADRSGAPTFERATRALLGRGAAYVLAGIRALLGFSGCVAYVISVGDILSAILKGTNAPDFLKEKSGNRLLMAVVWACFMLPLTIPRHIDSLRYVSTFAVTFMVYFVIVIVVHSCMNGLSENIKNVSVTKSEDAEIILFNSGFQAIEGMGVFMFAFISQITAYEVYIDMKDRSVRKFVIAAIIANTLCCIMYIITAFFGYMDFGKTATSSILLMYDPVKEPAVMVGMIGVVIKLCVSYALVAMACRNALYDVVGKTADSLPFWKHCVSVITLSFLVLLLSIFIPKITTVFGIAGSVCGGSLGFVFPALLIMYSGGFTWQKVGPLYYITTYVVLLCGVFLIVFGTGSTILDTVRG